A genomic stretch from Hemicordylus capensis ecotype Gifberg chromosome 5, rHemCap1.1.pri, whole genome shotgun sequence includes:
- the CCNA2 gene encoding cyclin-A2, whose product MLLGSSTASDRENQENVPPGAKEAPHPAAAPGARAALGLLRVNQHRPAQPQVPLSQVPWSTNDENYISFPVGKMENKPPAFTIHMDEPGDTRQKKHVSKKSSSSEETLGLKAAVSSMGTRKPLTPIDNPMDLSSGSPTIMDMSIVQEVENRINVNHVPDYIEDIYKYLREMEVKCKPKVGYMKRQLDITNNMRAILVDWLVEVGEEYKLQNETLHLAVNYIDRFLSSMSVLRGKLQLVGTAAMLLASKFEEIYPPEVAEFVYITDDTYTKKQVLRMEHLVLKVLSFDLAAPTINQFLSQYFLHQPASVQVQHLAMYLGELSLIDADPYLKYLPSVIAAAAFHIASYTISGKTWTDSLAKVTGYTIENLTPCLMDLHKTYYRAAQHTQQSIREKYKALKYHAVSLIDPPERLNL is encoded by the exons ATGCTGCTGGGCTCCTCTACCGCCTCGGATCGGGAGAACCAGGAGAATGTGCCCCCGGGGGCGAAGGAGGCGCCCCATCCTGCAGCCGCGCCGGGAGCCCGGGCAGCGCTGGGGCTGCTGCGGGTTAATCAGCACCGGCCCGCCCAGCCGCAG GTTCCCCTTAGCCAAGTACCATGGAGTACAAATGATGAAAACTACATCAGTTTCCCTGTGGGCAAAATGGAGAATAAGCCACCTGCCTTCACCATCCACATGGATGAGCCTGGTGACACAAGACAGAAGAAGCATGTATCCAAAAAGAGCTCATCTAGCGAAGAGACATTAGGCTTGAAGGCAGCAGTTTCTTCAATGGGTACCAGAAAACCTCTGACCCCTATAGACAATCCAATGGATCTTAGTTCTG GGTCCCCAACTATCATGGATATGTCGATAGTCCAAGAAGTAGAAAACAGAATTAACGTCAACCATGTACCAGACTACATTGAAGACATCTATAAGTACCTTAGGGAAATGGAG GTAAAATGCAAGCCCAAAGTGGGTTACATGAAGAGGCAACTGGATATTACAAACAATATGCGGGCTATTCTTGTGGATTGGCTAGTGGAAGTTGGTGAAGAATACAAACTGCAAAACGAAACTCTGCACTTGGCTGTGAACTACATCGATAGGTTTCTCTCTTCAATGTCTGTGCTAAGAGGGAAGCTTCAGCTTGTAGGAACAGCTGCCATGCTGTTGGCATC AAAGTTTGAAGAAATCTACCCTCCAGAAGTAGCAGAATTTGTTTACATCACAGATGACACTTACACAAAGAAACAAGTCCTCAGGATGGAGCACTTAGTTCTGAAAGTCCTGTCATTTGATCTGGCAGCTCCAACTATAAACCAGTTCCTTTCTCAGTACTTCCTGCATCAACCAGCTAGTGTTCAAGTGCAGCATCTAGCTATG TACTTGGGAGAACTGAGTCTAATTGACGCTGACCCATACCTGAAATACTTGCCATCGGTAATCGCTGCAGCAGCATTTCATATAGCAAGCTACACAATTTCTGGGAAAACATGG ACTGACTCTCTTGCAAAAGTGACAGGATACACAATTGAAAATCTTACACCTTGTCTCATGGACCTCCACAAGACCTACTACAGAGCAGCACAGCATACACAACAGTCTATACGGGAAAAATACAAGGCCTTAAA GTACCATGCAGTATCGCTCATCGACCCGCCAGAGAGGCTAAACTTATAA